From the genome of Vicia villosa cultivar HV-30 ecotype Madison, WI linkage group LG2, Vvil1.0, whole genome shotgun sequence, one region includes:
- the LOC131650653 gene encoding pectinesterase inhibitor 2-like, which yields MVNYSSFLFVFFLCATSSYAAKVVSVNDICQKAKNPSFCSNLLNPKSGADLVTLAQYTIDVVRADITNTVKLINTLIASSRSANALNHYKLCLKVFVNNGGALFVLENIQRVLMEGNYQLMNVGANDIITDINNCINDPSFQDTSSLPKSAGDALQADQIIQILSTFLLSN from the coding sequence ATGGTTAAttattcttcttttttgtttgtgttttttctaTGCGCTACATCTTCGTATGCAGCCAAAGTTGTTTCAGTAAATGACATTTGTCAGAAAGCAAAAAATCCTTCATTTTGTTCAAATCTTCTCAATCCAAAATCCGGTGCAGACCTAGTTACACTTGCACAATACACAATTGATGTAGTTCGGGCCGATATAACCAACACAGTGAAGCTTATCAATACTTTGATTGCAAGTTCTCGTAGTGCCAATGCACTAAACCATTACAAACTTTGCTTGAAAGTGTTTGTTAACAATGGAGGTGCTCTTTTTGTGCTCGAAAATATCCAAAGAGTTTTGATGGAGGGAAATTATCAGCTCATGAATGTTGGAGCAAATGATATCATAACTGATATTAATAATTGTATTAATGATCCTAGTTTTCAAGATACTTCTTCTCTTCCAAAATCTGCTGGAGATGCATTGCAAGCTGATCAAATTATTCAAATTTTATCAACTTTTTTATtgtctaattaa
- the LOC131650652 gene encoding uncharacterized protein At4g02000-like yields the protein MSGRNFEDLSLQEEDDEGGFCFDVEEESSEGGDLRLCLVGRFLCDKPIHVMSMKKRVADMWRPVKGVIIKKASEGLFLFQFSHKLDMEAALKGGPWTFGSHRLIIERVQIGIQIENIPLFHVEFWVQVHNLPAGLMLEKVGKAMANFIGTFVEYDKNNNYSFWRQYMRLRVKVDVRQPLKKNTKVKNKGGDWCTVNFKYENLGLFCFVCGILGHSEQKCEIRFAMEEDNGLRGWSIDLRVDNRRHNTGPSSRWLKEEGTSSNATQ from the coding sequence ATGTCAGGTCGAAACTTTGAAGACTTATCTTTGCAAGAGGAGGACGATGAAGGGGGGTTTTGTTTTGATGTGGAGGAGGAAAGCTCTGAGGGTGGTGATTTACGTTTGTGTCTTGTTGGTAGATTTCTGTGTGATAAACCGATTCATGTTATGTCTATGAAGAAGAGAGTGGCGGATATGTGGCGTCCGGTGAAGGGGGTTATTATCAAGAAAGCTTCGGAAGGGTTATTCTTGTTTCAATTTTCTCATAAACTAGATATGGAGGCGGCGTTGAAAGGAGGACCGTGGACTTTCGGTAGTCATCGGTTGATCATAGAGAGAGTTCAAATCGGTATTCAGATTGAAAATATCCCTTTGTTCCATGTTGAATTTTGGGTTCAGGTTCATAATCTACCTGCAGGTCTAATGTTGGAGAAAGTCGGTAAAGCTATGGCGAATTTTATTGGTACGTTTGTTGAATATGATAAAAATAACAATTATAGTTTCTGGAGACAGTATATGCGACTGAGAGTGAAAGTAGACGTCCGTCAACCTTTAAAGAAAAATACCAAAGTGAAAAATAAAGGCGGAGATTGGTGCACGGTTAACTTTAAGTATGAGAATCTGGGACTTTTCTGTTTTGTATGTGGCATTTTGGGTCATTCAGAACAGAAGTGTGAAATTCGGTTTGCTATGGAAGAAGATAATGGATTGAGAGGTTGGTCTATTGATCTTAGAGTAGACAATAGAAGACATAATACTGGTCCAAGTTCACGTTGGTTGAAGGAGGAAGGTACTAGTAGTAATGCTACACAATAA
- the LOC131652977 gene encoding sulfite oxidase-like: protein MHPRSPSPDPHMDRSEGMREEAHHRHQGAHHIGSRPGLTAPSDYSQEPPRHPSLQINSKEPFNAEPKRSALIASYVTPSDFFYKRNHGPIPIVEDIDRYCVVISGLVEQSKQLFMNDIRKLPKYNVTATLQCAGNRRTAMSKTRTVKGVGWDVSAIGNAVWGGAKLADVLELVGIPKLTSVTQFGGKHVEFVSIDRCKEENGGPYKASIPLSQAANPEADVLLAYEMNGEILNRDHGYPLRVIVPGVIGARSVKWLEAINIIAEECQGFFMQKDYKMFPPSVNWDNIDWSTRRPQMDFPVQCVICSLEDVSTVKPGKVKISGYAASGGGRGIERVDVSVDGGKTWMEASRFQKKDIHYISDDANSEKWAWVLFEITADILHSTEIIAKAVDSAGNVQPEKVEDIWNLRGILNTSWHRVQVQASHSSL, encoded by the exons ATGCACCCTCGTTCTCCATCACCGGATCCTCACATGGATAGATCTGAAGGTATGAGAGAAGAAGCTCACCATAGGCATCAAGGGGCGCACCACATAGGATCACGCCCAG GACTAACAGCACCTTCAGATTACTCGCAAGAACCTCCTCGCCACCCTTCTCTTCAAATCAACTCTAAG GAGCCTTTCAATGCAGAGCCAAAACGTTCAGCGCTTATCGCATCGTACGTTACACCTTCGGATTTCTTCTACAAGAGGAATCACGGTCCGATTCCCATCGTTGAAGATATTGACAG ATACTGCGTGGTGATTTCTGGTCTTGTGGAGCAGTCCAAACAGCTCTTTATGAATGATATCAG GAAGCTTCCGAAATATAATGTAACTGCCACACTGCAG TGCGCAGGGAATCGGAGGACTGCTATGAGCAAGACTAGGACAGTGAAAGGGGTTGGATGGGATGTTTCTGCTATTGGAAATG CTGTTTGGGGTGGTGCCAAATTGGCTGATGTTCTTGAACTTGTTGGAATTCCAAAGTTGACAAGTGTCACTCAATTTGGTGGAAAGCATGTTGAGTTTGTCAGCATTGATAGGTGTAAG GAAGAAAATGGAGGACCATATAAGGCTTCAATACCACTCAGTCAGGCTGCAAATCCTGAAGCAGATGTTCTACTTGCTTATGAAATGAATGGAGAA ATTCTTAACCGGGATCATGGATACCCATTACGTGTGATTGTTCCTGGTGTCATTGGAGCCCGGTCTGTTAAATGGCTAGAAGCTATCAATATCATTGCAGAAGAATGCCAG GGTTTCTTCATGCAAAAAGACTACAAAATGTTTCCACCATCAGTGAATTGGGACAATATTGATTGGTCAACCAGGAGACCCCAAATGGATTTTCCTGTTCAG TGTGTTATATGTTCTTTGGAAGATGTAAGCACTGTAAAGCCTGGAAAG GTAAAAATAAGCGGTTATGCAGCATCAGGTGGTGGGAGAGGCATTGAGAGAGTAGATGTGTCTGTTGATGGAGGCAAAACATGGATGGAAGCCTCGAGATTTCAAAAAAAGGACATTCACTATATATCAGATGATGCCAATAGTGAAAAATGGGCTTGGGTGCTATTCGAGATTACAGCTGATATTCTTCATAGCACCGAGATTATTGCAAAAGCG GTAGATTCAGCCGGAAATGTTCAACCTGAAAAGGTCGAAGACATTTGGAACCTTAGAGGGATATTAAACACTTCATGGCACCGCGTGCAAGTTCAAGCGAGTCACTCAAGCTTGTAA
- the LOC131647451 gene encoding uncharacterized protein LOC131647451, producing MGSVVRATLKKRNSSVCAFQTSNGFVARFFSTEAQNPNPPQGSTPTSPPFLQTNNSGLTYGRLLGVHKHALKTDIINFLEGSNLTMEDVKMEYTRGFNPVSMMLQFPTYSAYDNAIRVIGRKGRLYKLDRIDRSQWDIVTPYDGRTILIQGLPRNTAYADLEQIISDFEYDSSSVNMFLRPGEGTEPIKMATVRFHSRTQAANAFISKNGTYCLNNRITIHVLQ from the exons ATGGGTAGTGTTGTTAGAGCTACATTGAAGAAAAGAAACTCTAGTGTTTGTGCATTTCAGACAAGTAATGGTTTTGTGGCTAGATTCTTCTCTACTGAGGCACAAAATCCAAATCCACCACAGGGTTCAACACCTACTTCACCTCCATTTTTGCAAACTAACAATTCAG GTTTGACATATGGAAGGCTGCTCGGTGTTCATAAACATGCACTCAAAACAGATATCATCAATTTCCTTGAAGGTTCTAATTTGACTATGGAGGATGTTAAAATGGAATACACCCGTGGCTTCAACCCAGTTTCAAT GATGTTGCAGTTCCCTACTTACAGCGCCTACGACAATGCTATTCGTGTGATCGGAAGGAAGGGTCGTTTGTACAAATTGGATAGG ATTGACCGTTCTCAATGGGACATTGTTACTCCTTATGATGGAAGAACT ATTTTAATTCAAGGACTTCCACGAAACACAGCATACGCTGACTTGGAACAGATCATATCCGACTTTGAATATGATTCATCTTCCGTCAACATGTTTCTAAG ACCTGGAGAGGGTACAGAACCCATTAAAATGGCGACGGTACGTTTTCACTCAAGGACACAAGCGGCGAATGCATTCATCTCAAAGAATGGAACATATTGCCTCAACAATCGCATTACGATACATGTTCTTCAGTAA